A genomic region of Dunckerocampus dactyliophorus isolate RoL2022-P2 chromosome 8, RoL_Ddac_1.1, whole genome shotgun sequence contains the following coding sequences:
- the LOC129186505 gene encoding olfactory receptor class A-like protein 1 produces MPSEEFIRGMLYLSLTVVGIPGNTAIILAFVSVLHWDNRLLAADVIVLHLAFVNLLVVTMRCLLETLASFRLVDIFSEAGCKGVIFIYRTARSLSIWLTFVLSAYQCLSIAPPGSRWSSLRTSLARYLWVVFLTLWLVNTCMSSAAALFSLGAKNVSMSANHGINVQFCFVSFPSKLSKEANGAAQVGRDVVPMVLMTLASLIILIFLYKHSQQVKGLRGSSGGRHGGGRGSERRAAKAVVALVTLYVVLYGVDNGLWVYTLTVRKTMSNSLISDLRIFFSSLYSALSPLVIIASNRKVNGRLRCAVQVKTIEEQATTPATV; encoded by the coding sequence ATGCCTTCGGAGGAGTTTATACGAGGGATGTTGTATTTATCCCTGACTGTGGTGGGCATCCCTGGCAACACGGCCATCATCCTGGCGTTCGTCTCTGTTTTGCACTGGGACAACCGCCTCCTCGCTGCTGATGTTATCGTGCTACACCTTGCGTTCGTCAACCTGTTAGTGGTCACCATGCGCTGCCTGCTGGAGACGCTGGCGTCTTTCCGCCTGGTCGACATCTTCAGCGAGGCCGGCTGCAAAGGTGTCATCTTCATCTACCGAACAGCGCGCTCGCTGTCCATTTGGCTCACCTTCGTCCTGAGCGCCTACCAGTGCCTGAGCATCGCCCCTCCCGGGTCACGATGGTCGTCCTTGCGGACCTCGCTGGCTCGCTATTTGTGGGTGGTGTTTCTCACCCTCTGGCTGGTCAATACATGCATGTCCTCAGCCGCTGCTCTCTTCTCCCTTGGCGCCAAGAATGTGTCCATGTCTGCCAACCACGGCATCAATGTGCAGTTCTGCTTTGTCAGCTTCCCCTCCAAGCTCTCCAAAGAGGCCAACGGGGCAGCCCAGGTAGGCAGAGATGTGGTGCCCATGGTGCTCATGACACTCGCCAGCCTCATCATCCTGATCTTCCTTTACAAGCACAGCCAGCAGGTCAAGGGCCTTCGTGGTAGCAGCGGAGGAAGACACGGTGGCGGTCGTGGCTCGGAGCGGCGGGCGGCCAAAGCCGTGGTGGCTCTTGTGACTTTATACGTGGTTCTCTACGGAGTGGACAATGGGCTTTGGGTGTACACCCTCACGGTGAGGAAAACCATGAGCAACTCGCTCATCTCCGACCTGCGTATATTCTTCTCCTCACTCTACTCTGCACTGAGCCCCCTCGTCATCATCGCGTCCAACAGGAAGGTGAACGGCAGGCTCAGGTGTGCCGTGCAGGTCAAAACCATCGAGGAGCAAGCGACCACTCCCGCCACTGtttag